The following proteins are encoded in a genomic region of Amphiura filiformis chromosome 11, Afil_fr2py, whole genome shotgun sequence:
- the LOC140164146 gene encoding probable tubulin polyglutamylase ttll-15: MSPNMPDAKQRYFASFFTQTLYNLFRISGIDAIRKNNSTRPSYIIRDSDVMLNSIPNCYKSSNISCDNTKYLLCPQCMTQSQVEMLKSLVFEHLNSHGMKRVFHTQRMDDFRSNNTQRVNINLGSSFDLYHDWLAHKCQLDMYWCY, translated from the exons ATGTCGCCCAATATGCCTGACGCTAAACAACGGTATTTTGCTTCGTTTTTCACTCAAACTTTGTACAACCTATTTCGAATATCTGGTATTGACGCCATTCGCAAGAACAATAGTACAAG ACCATCATACATCATACGAGACAGTGATGTCATGTTAAATAGTATTCCAAATTGCTACAAATCATCAAACATATCATGTGACAATACA AAGTATTTACTTTGTCCGCAGTGTATGACACAAAGTCAGGTAGAAATGTTGAAATCGTTAGTTTTTGAGCATCTCAATAGTCACGGCATGAAACGTGTGTTCCACACGCAGAGG ATGGATGATTTTCGCAGCAACAATACACAGCGTGTCAACATCAATCTTGGCAGTAGCTTCGATTTATACCACGATTGGCTGGCGCACAAATGTCAGTTGGATATGTATTGGTGCTATTAA